Proteins from one Mycobacterium sp. EPa45 genomic window:
- a CDS encoding acyl-[acyl-carrier-protein] thioesterase, with protein sequence MRSTAAVDVSTPLRELPADGYVYSTAWKMSTSDIDRHQQLRLDSVARYIQEVGAEQLIDADFAHVHPHWIVQRTVIDVLTPMTWPTDITFHRWCSALSLRWCTMRVRLDSPDGGRIETEGFWINMNKETLTPSLMDEEFFNKLATTTDEHRLKWRAWLPGAVSPDAQALPFALRDTDIDIFNHVTNTAYWHAIHEITARYPHIASAPYRAVVEYRRPIALDDNVTIRHQADGDLVRCWFCVGDDVHAAGLVTRLER encoded by the coding sequence ATGAGATCCACCGCTGCGGTCGACGTGAGCACACCGCTTCGCGAACTCCCGGCGGATGGGTACGTCTATTCCACGGCATGGAAGATGTCGACCAGCGACATCGATCGTCACCAGCAGTTGCGGCTCGACAGCGTTGCGCGCTACATCCAGGAGGTCGGCGCCGAGCAACTGATCGACGCCGACTTCGCACATGTGCATCCGCACTGGATCGTGCAGCGCACCGTCATCGACGTTCTGACGCCGATGACATGGCCGACAGACATCACCTTCCATCGATGGTGTTCGGCGCTGTCCCTGCGTTGGTGCACGATGCGTGTCCGCCTGGACAGTCCAGACGGCGGCCGCATCGAGACCGAGGGCTTCTGGATCAACATGAACAAGGAGACGCTCACCCCCTCGTTGATGGACGAAGAGTTCTTCAACAAACTGGCGACCACCACCGACGAACACCGCCTGAAATGGCGCGCTTGGTTGCCCGGCGCAGTCTCACCGGACGCGCAGGCCCTGCCATTTGCTCTGCGCGACACCGATATTGACATCTTCAATCACGTGACCAACACCGCGTACTGGCACGCCATCCACGAAATCACCGCTCGCTACCCGCACATCGCATCGGCACCGTACCGGGCCGTGGTGGAGTACCGGCGACCGATTGCACTCGACGACAACGTGACTATTCGCCACCAGGCCGACGGGGACCTCGTCCGCTGCTGGTTCTGCGTCGGCGACGACGTCCACGCGGCAGGATTGGTGACACGACTTGAGCGCTGA
- a CDS encoding TIGR03086 family metal-binding protein, translating to MPINEHRVAVLATVDLVNTVQPSDLPRPTPCAGWDLTDLLAHMTVQHRGFAAAARGHGGDLGNWRVESVIADVRHDPAHTYAEAAHDVLDAFSQAGIDDALFTLPEFGDNALFPGSIAMGFHFVDYVVHGWDVAASLGVDYALPADVLTAAMPLVLAVPDGEVRLLDAVPFDPAIEPVDGAGDLDRILRHLGRDPHLTNPAVSAATYQGPCAAAATSPPTPRA from the coding sequence ATGCCTATTAATGAACACCGCGTCGCCGTGCTCGCAACGGTCGACCTCGTCAATACGGTTCAACCCTCCGACCTGCCCCGCCCGACCCCCTGCGCGGGCTGGGACCTCACCGACCTCCTTGCGCACATGACCGTCCAGCATCGTGGATTCGCCGCGGCGGCCCGAGGCCACGGTGGTGACCTCGGCAACTGGCGCGTCGAGTCCGTCATCGCCGACGTTCGGCACGACCCCGCGCACACCTACGCCGAAGCCGCCCACGACGTCCTCGACGCCTTCTCCCAAGCCGGGATCGACGACGCTCTGTTCACCCTGCCCGAATTCGGCGACAACGCACTCTTTCCCGGCTCCATCGCCATGGGCTTCCACTTTGTGGACTACGTCGTGCACGGCTGGGACGTCGCCGCCTCACTCGGGGTCGACTACGCGTTACCCGCTGACGTACTCACCGCGGCAATGCCATTGGTGCTTGCGGTGCCCGACGGTGAGGTGCGTCTGCTTGACGCCGTGCCGTTCGACCCGGCCATCGAACCGGTTGACGGCGCAGGTGACCTGGACCGAATCCTGCGGCACCTGGGCCGAGATCCACACCTCACGAACCCCGCAGTTTCCGCAGCCACGTACCAAGGACCGTGTGCCGCAGCGGCCACGTCACCACCGACTCCACGAGCTTGA
- a CDS encoding MarR family winged helix-turn-helix transcriptional regulator yields the protein MLAPLLRELIAAEEPVLAAHNVSMWGYVVLVALDGWSVRTQAALAAAIGADKTRIIRDLDELQQRGLIERTPDPDDRRARVLAITEAGRALKNAVQTEIQRGEERWLGELDPEERATFLRVLGRWSARGRRWTGRQ from the coding sequence ATGCTTGCCCCACTGCTGCGGGAGCTGATCGCGGCAGAGGAGCCTGTCCTGGCCGCGCACAACGTGTCCATGTGGGGCTATGTGGTGCTGGTGGCGCTCGACGGCTGGTCGGTGCGCACCCAGGCCGCACTCGCAGCGGCGATCGGCGCCGACAAGACCCGCATCATCCGGGACCTCGACGAACTGCAGCAGCGCGGGCTGATCGAACGGACCCCCGATCCCGACGACCGCCGGGCGCGGGTGCTCGCGATCACCGAAGCCGGCCGCGCCCTGAAGAACGCGGTCCAGACGGAGATCCAGCGCGGGGAGGAGCGCTGGCTGGGAGAGCTCGATCCGGAGGAGCGAGCTACGTTCCTGCGGGTACTCGGCCGGTGGTCCGCCCGTGGGAGGCGCTGGACCGGTCGTCAGTAG